The Nicotiana tomentosiformis chromosome 2, ASM39032v3, whole genome shotgun sequence genome includes the window TTTGATTATGTTTACCTGTTATGTTTTGCTCTTCCTCAACATAGCCTCCATGTATTTTGGCCTTGTTTGAGGCCTTTAGATAAAGTTTTATTATTTATCCAGTTGAAATAAAAATCATGAACGAATGTCATTTGGATATTGAGTTAATGGGTGCAAGTATCTAATATAATTGTTACTTGTGTCAGTATTATGAATTCATCGCACTGTCATCCTCTATCTCTATGTCAAACAGCTTCATGAGCAAAGTATGAGGTAGCTGGGAATTGACTTAGCGAATTTATGGTTTCTGAAGCTCTGCAACAGACTTTCATGGCTACCAAGCGTTCCTGTACATCATCTCTACCCTGGATTTGGGTGATTGAAGCACTAGCAAGCTTCAATGAAATAGATACATCTTTACTCATCAGTATGTGTGAATTTACAATTGCTTTATTTCGTAGAAGCTGTTGTTAAATTGTGGGCATCAGAATTGTTTGACATTAATAGTTCATGCATAACAGATTTGGTTAAGAGGACTCCTGAAATTTCCGATGATCTGGGGAGAAATGCTAGGGAAATGGTTTCCTTGAGAGTTTTAGAGAGCTTATTTGTCCAGAGAATCCCGAAAGCAAATAATGTTGCTTCAGTTCCAGGTGCCAATATTGAACTTGATCCATCAAAGAGCTGTGAAGATGTCCTTCGCTGCATATTGTTGGAGGTAATGAATTCTTTCTTTTACTTATCTAGGGTGGACTATTTGATTCAGTTATTTGAAAGATCTAAGCAAGGGACCCATTTACAAGGGAAATGGTCTCCTTTAGTGTTTTAAGTACTCCTGTTTTACACATGCTTAGTTGTGTATTTGCATGTAAATATTATTAGGCTTCTGCATCAGATTTAAAAACAGCAGCGCCTGAGATGTTGAAATGGGATGTTCGGTCATTCATTATGAAAAAGAGATCTCTCCTGCCGAAGTGTCTTTTGAAACAAGTAAGCTAGTCTTGATAATGTTTTGAATTGGAGAAGTTGGAACATATTGAAAATATATCTGTCTTATTATCTGGGATTTACTTTATTTTCTGTTGATAAACAGCTTAAAGATAACATTGTAGATTCTACCAGTCCTCTTTCTGGATCCTTGAAAAAAAGAAGTCGATTGGAGTTCGGGAATCACTCCAGAGATAGTGTTCCTGTTGATGCTGTTGATTCTGATGGCTTTAAGCAGGGACATGAAGTAGGAGGCACAAATACCCAACATGTTGCACCAACTAGGAACTTGGATGCTTTTACCCAGGCTGATAAAaatacaacaacatacccagtatattccCACAGTGTGGGGTCCGGGAaggataatgtgtacgcagaccttacccctaccttttgGAGGACCCAGTCCGATAAAAATGGCAAGCAAAAAAGTCAGCTAGGAAGCGCTCTGGTGCGTGCTAAGAGGAGTATCGATGCCTCCACTGCTCATGAAGTAGAAGTCAATGAAACTGAAGCCATATCAGAGAACAGTTCTGATCCTTGTGCTAAGGCTGCCAAGAAGTTTAAGCAGTTTGTCTTTAGTCCCATTCGGAACACAGTTCCTGATTTGCTATTGTCTGGGAGAGATGCATTCCCAGCAGAATCATCTGGAGGAAGTCAACCTATTGTTCAAAACGGGAACTCGAAAGATGAAGCTCAAGTTGGGGCCTTCGAAGCAAATGGAGGCCTGAACGATGGTTGTGCTGAGCATGCTGCATCAAGAAGTGGTTTACATGGAAGTGACTCTAATCACAATGAGCTCTTGCCTCAAAGAATGAGCACAGACCAAAAGTTCCAAAATATTGGACGTAGCAGCAATGGTTGCGCTGAACTTGGAACATCCAGTGGCTCATGCCAGCTGGCGATTCAACAAGATTCTCGCACTCATGGATCCAAACATGACCTGGAGTTTAATCTTCCACAAGATTTGCAACATGGTGAGCCTTCTAAAGTAGCCAAAGAGAATATTGAGCAAAGTCATGAATTTGAGTTCTCTAGTGATACTGATGAGTATCACGATGAGAGCATTGCTCTTGCTACACAGAAGAATGATTTCTTGAGCTCGCAATGTGCTCAGGGTGAAGATTCTTTGGCAGCTGCTGATTGTAGTGAGCTTAATCTTTGTGTGAAGTGTAATGTAGGGGGGAAATTATTTGTCTGTAGTTCTGACACCTGCCCATTAATGGTTCATGAAAGTTGCTTGGGTTCTGTGCCCAACTTTGATTACAAAGGGAACTTCTACTGCCCCTTTTGTGCATATTCTCGAGCAATTTCTGAATACCTGGACGGTAAGAAGAAGGTCTCACTTGCTAGGAAACATTTGGCTGCATTTATTGGCTTGGGAGCTGGACAACAATCAAAGAAGTCACTACCTAAGTCACAAGGAACGAAACCGCATCAATCTCGAGAGGATAAGAATGAGCAATTATGCCACAATGAGAATGGGAGGAGTTCCTTGAATGAGGTTACAGAAGCAGGAAGTGCTCCAGGCGACAGGAATTCCGTTGGAGTTCAAATCATGCAGACGGGTTCACCTCAACCAGAGGCTTCTGCACCTGAACAATGCTTGGTAGCTGGTCAACAACCTGAAGGATCAGAACTTAGATGTCATAGATCTAAGCAGAATCAGTCCAGAGAGGAAGAAGAGTTGTGTCATAATGGGAATGGAAACAAGAATTCTTTGAAGAAGGCTGAAGAAGCGGGAAGTGGTCCTGTTAATAGAAATTCTACGAATGCTGAACTCATGCAGATGCATCCACCTCAACCACCTGTTTCTCATGAACCTGTGTGTCAAGGAAGTTCTTCTATAGAAGAAAATTCTGAAGAAGATGAGATTGGTTCCAGATATCGTGTACAATTTAGGAATCCAGAGAAGAAGCAGTAAGTCTGATGCACTTCCCAAAGTATGCAAATCATATGGTCACTCCACGCATTCTTTCAAATGTGTCATCCATTTTACTTATATTTTCCAGTTTCTGCATTTTTTTTGGTTTTCCTATCTCTTTTTGCGTTGAATCAAAGCATTTTGTTAATCAGTATTATCAGGCAGTTGATTGTGTTTTGGTTATAACTTCTATCTCTGATTTTTTACTGTTCATTTTTATTTGCAGTACCTTTCCCATAACACCTCAATTGAGGAGGAAGAAGGTCCAATGGACAAAGATAGAGGAGGAAACGTTAAAGGTACACGCATCTTCTTTCTGTCTAAATTTGCTAGTTCTCTCCTTGAAAAGCTGGTAAGAAGGCACCAGTTATTCTAATATAAGGGGGAttcaccccccccccctccaCCCACACACacatcccccccccccacacacacacatccccccctctctctctctctctctctctctctctctctctggacTCTGTGTGTGTGTAGTCAGTACTTTTCCCTTGGCTATCTTCTGGTACTAGTCTTTGCCATTGCTGCTGCAGGAGGGAGTACAACGATTCTCGCATTTTCCTGATAGATGGAAGCAGATTTTGGAATTTGGATGTGATGTTTTCCTGAAAGGTCGGACCACTGGGGACCTTAAAGATAAGTGGAGGAACATGAGCAGAGCAAAGGAGAGAGCAACGTAAAGGTTTCTTTCTTTAATGGACTCTGTATATGTGTACAGTTGTCTAATATTTTCGGCTGCTTATATTGAACAAGACTGTTTTTCATAACTCGGTTATTGCTTAGCTACAGCCATGCCACAACAATGCTTGCTAATTAACCTCATTATCTACCTTGAGTGgaagggtttttttttttttttttttttgggggtggggtgggggggaggggggtggtCCAGATGTAAAGCGTAGATTTTGATGCTTGTGGAGTTTTTTTATATGAAGAAAAGCCAAAATGATTTTCTCATTATATGAATATGATGCTAAGCTGAAGGGGTGAAAGTAAGAGACACTCAATAGTATCTGTGTATTGGGGGCTAAGAATAGCTCGTTTGTAATCCTTTTTGGGGTAAATTGGAACGGGTAGATGACTGTAAAACCTTGTTACGGTTCATTGAATCTTTTGTATAGATAGCTAGGGTCTTATCTGTTCTTTTGCTATCTTTTTGGATGTAATCACAACACTTTGTTTTTGACATCAATAATGCTTCCAAAACAATATTTAACATCGTGCTCGTAGATTTCTGAAGCTGTTATTACAACCTTGTTTAGCATGTTCAACAATTTGGATGAAGCTAACAATATTGAACTGGTCTGGGTACCCCTATTATATGAAATAAAATCTTCACTTAATTTCTTTGCAGTACGAATATGGACATTGACCGATTAAGCTACTCAACTAGTAGCGATCATGTGTAGTGAAATTAAAAACTGAGTCACGGTTACCATGAAGTTTGAACGCGACAATTACTAAAAGAAGTTAATTATAAGTTCAATTCAAAGAGAAAAGACAAGAAAGAATAAAgtgtaatatttttaaaaaaaaaaaaatgttggtAAGCTGATATAGTATTATTATGGTGATGACAAATAGCAGTCTCACACTGTCATGAAATGCCGAGAATGCAAAGGGGAACATAAGCCCGTGTTTCTCCTTTTATTACTGTCACAGGTAAACTACTAGTACATATTACTACTATATTCTACTTCAACTAGTTCTTTTTCTGTCTACCGTTGTTGTCAAACTTGTCATCCATTTACTGGATCAGATCAATTCCTTGCCCTTTCCTTCTGCCTGAGAACAGTGGCAAAGCCAAGAAATTTTGACAAAGATTAAAAAAGGCACAAGAATCCTCCCTCCTCTCCAAACGAGCCATGAATTCTGACAAAaagaatcaaaaaagaaaaaacaagaatACCACACCTAAGATTCAAACCTCAGACCTCCCTTATAAGTGGATTCCAATTTATACATGAATAAAACAAAACTATTTGTACATTATCGAAGAAAGAAATTCAATTGAACCCCTTTTGAATCGTGCAACCAAGTGCGGCTCTAGTGTTATTAGTAGTAAGGTTTGTGCCTTATGTCCCCAAATTTGGAGGCCCCATTTTGTAAAAATATTAAGTTTAtggtattttaaaaaaatatactcTCTCTAAGTTAAAAGAGAtcagacttttgaacttgtggtgtaaaatgaagcacatatattttgtgtggctataaatgattacataaaggtaaattatttccaaatatggaaaggggtcattcttttttgatacagactaaaaagaaaataggtttacataaattgaaacggagggagtaatacttTTAATATAAAAGTAGAGTTTTTCatataaaaggaaagaaaacattTTAGCATAAGTAAAGTAATAATTTGATTTACCTAAAATGGGTAGATGAATATTTTTCCTAATATTTCAATTTGAGTTGATTTGACAATACCACTTTTTACTCCTTCATTAGATAATGTGTAAAAATTTTACTTCCCCAACCTTAATTTTACATATTTTCTGTCTTTCTCTTTGATATTCTTATTCACCTTCTTTCTTTAAGATTTCATTACTCACCTTCTTTCTCCAAGATTTCGTTAGTTAAGGTATTCAATAATACTTTTAAGCTTTCAATAGTTTTATACTTTTATTGCTCTATAAAGTCTAACCTAAGATCAATGACACGGTTGTTGAGACACACTAAGTAGTCATGGGAAAGATAAATGTCATTTGTGTGAAGGATATTGAGATAGCTTCTTCCTTCTCTGTGCGTGGGTTAGCCCttgaaattggttgaggaaaAGGAAACCCCAGCGACCAAGCACTCCCGCCCCCAAAAGCGGATTCCCTTGTTTCGTCAtggcaaccccccccccccccacacacacacacaagcaCTCCCCGGCTCGGGGGGACCAGAAAACGCCTTTCGTTTTCCACCCTTCGTCATGTCTCAAAAAAGATTAAATGAGttggctatattatcaattgaaaatgAATTATCAGAGGAAatcaattataaaaaaattaCTAACAACTTTGTATCTCAAAAATTAGAAGAATAAACTTCAGATAAAATATACTCcatatattataattttttttttaaaaacctcACATTAAACTTTGGCTTTAAGCCCCGCATGTACTTGAGCCGCCCCTGCGTGTAACTCCGCGCCGCCCCCAAAGGTCCAACCCCTTTGCAGCTGTGTGCACAATTGGTAGAGTTGGATTTTCACAGTGTGCTTCAATTCCCAGCAGTACACACTATCAAGTTGTGTACGTATGCATTGCATGGGATAAAGATGAAGACAAAAAGTCTCGAGAATCAGGCTGTGAATGTCAGGAAAACATGTGAATTAGAGGGCTCGTGAATGTCAAAAATATTTTGTGAGGTGCTTTTCTTAATTGCTTAGTAACTCACTGGCtagtctttcttcttcttcatcttctgtGAATGTCTGTGACTATATGAGAGAAGAGTGTAGTGTAGACCATTAATAGAGAATCCAAGGAAGTGAGGTGTCATTCTGCATTCAAAACAATTTGTTTTCATGTCTTCAATTCTATGGGCTGATCTTAGTTTAAAAGATCATATATACTAGTTCCAGAAGCGGCAGATTCAggatttaaagtttatgggttATTTATATGCCGATCTCAagttaatataataataattaggTTCACAGTCaactatttataaatattttataaatttcttAATATATAGTATTAACGGTTACGTGAACTTTTAGCTTACATGGTAGATCCGACCGACTATAGTATAAATCTCAAGAATGATGACTTTCAtcatattattttgttattgatttaccttttatttcttttatcacaTACCCTTTTGTTGTATTTTTCTTAACTATTAAGAAGTAAGGGAAAAAAATTTCTTTGAAACAGTTTTGAAGAGATTTACCTTTTTAGTCACGAGCACAAgcgatacaacaacaacaacaatccattagtggggtctggtgtgtgtacgcagaccttactcctaccatgaggtagagaggctgtttccaatagaaactcggcatccttccctccaagaactccccaccttgctcttggggtgactcgaactcacaacctctttgttggaagtggaggttgcttaccatcagagcaacccctcttgtctgAGCACAAGCGACACAGCAGCGCCTAATATTACCCATTACTCAACAGAGTGATGATTTACGAAATAAGGGATGCAAAGGCAGATCTAGGACTTATAATTTATGTGTCATACAGTGAGCTCAAGTTATTATATACAATAATAATTGGATttatagtcaaatattatatatatttagtaGACTTTTTAATACATATGTCCAGTGGACAAAAGCTACTACTAAATTCGTGCGAACCCATATGTTATATGTTAGATCGGCTTCTCAATACGAGGAGAGCCTATAAAAGTGCATATGCAAATCTTACTTTCATCTTTTTAATAAATGCATGCAAGCCTATGTTGCATTAAAACAAACCATTGGCTTATGCATCATGCATTACTTCATATGTATAATGAAAGGAAACTCTAGAAACAAAGCAGAAGCATCAGCTTAGTAGCggtaaaatggttaaaagaaaacagttaattACCCATATTAATTATtcactaaaaaatgggttggataataaatttttaaaaacgggttaaatatggataagaatcatattatccatttagaaaatgggtaactaatggataactaatgagtttaacttttacatctgtaaaacctcaaattgggggttcctcaagtttgggagattagaaattctctcaaaagtgatcatattcatgaagcgatggataatatggttacccatattatccgccggttaacccgttttttctccgtattaaatatgagtcggctcggataatttatccgttttttcatTGACCGTTTCGAACTGTctcatatccgacccgacccgcccgtttgccacccctacgCAGCAATAGAACATAAAAGAATGAATTAGAGGAAATaaacaatgaaagaaaaattAGAACTAAGAATAATGTGACTTGACATTATATTCAGCGTACACTACTTAGACCAACGGACAACGGTCACATGAAGCTCTTATAAGACTTTCTACAAACGTGAAAACATTTAAATCAAACTACAAATTCTACCTATACATATCCCCCGCGCCTTCCATTCCCTCCTCACACTCAACACTAAGCAAAATACACTCTTCACTACTCAATATCCAAGCTAAATTCTTTTTATATTGGTGCCTCTCCCCGATGACACCACGTTAGCTTTCTTGTAATATATTGTCACTCTTACTAATACAAGTCGTGATCTTGACATCAGCCTTCCAATAcagcactgacaatctagtcaaGGTTTTCGATTAGCGAAAATAATCACACTAGACGTCAGTTGCTTTGCATCCTGAGATGGACAACTACAAAAGAAATCCACTAAAACCATGGAAGAAGGGGCCAGCAAGAGGAAAAGGTGGCCCACAAAATGCATTATGCGAATATCGAGGCGTTCGACAAAGAACATGGGGAAAATGGGTAGCAGAAATCAGAGAGCCTAAGAAGAGAACTAGGCTTTGGTTAGGATCTTTTGCCACAGCTGAAGAAGCTGCTATGGCTTATGATGAAGCAGCTCGGAGATTATATGGTCCTGATGCTTACCTTAATTTACCACACATGAGAGCTAATTTCAATCCATTAAACAAATCACAAAAGTTCAAATGGTTTTCTTCTAGCAACTTTGTTTCATCATTCCCTAATAGTGCTACTGGTTTACTCAACTTAAGTGCTCAGCCTAATGTTCATGTAATTCACCAAAGACTTCAAGAACTCAAGAAAACAGAAGCATCATCTTCAAGTTCATTAATCAGTAATCCCAAGAATGAATTACACAACTTTAGTAAACAACCCCACTTGACAATTCCACAAGTCAAGGAAAAGGAAGTTGAATTTTCATCACAAAACAAATCAGTAGTTCAAGAAAAGCCTCAGATTGATCTGAATGAATTTCTTCAACAACTTGGAATACTGAAAAGAGATGATGATAAGGCGGATAAAAGTCATGATCATAGCATCAGTTGTTTCACAGAGTCAGAAGTTTCATTGAAAGATGACAGTTCAGTTGCTAATTTCTTTGCTGATGCAAGTTACAATTGGGACACATTGGGTGCAATAACAGGGATGGATGATCATCAGACAGAAGAGGCTAGTAGCTTTGTTGATGCTTATAATGTGAATGATGAGCTTATGTTTCCTTCTTCAATTTGGAACTTCTGAAAAactttttgagttatttttgcaGACACCAGGGAAATCTCCTTTTCTGTAGGAGTGCATGGGATTGAGAAGACTAATGTATAATAGATTAAGAGGATATTTTCTGATGTTAGTAGAAGATAGGTATAGACATATTGCACTAATATTATTATACGTACTAAAACTCTTCTTGACAGTAATTTTTTAAAGAATTTATCTTATATACACAGATCGTGCAAAGAAATTTTTACATGATCAGTGTTATTTAACTGGTTACGAAAGTTTATTTATTGAACTTCTAAGTTATTAACTTTGCTGGCTAACGGTCAGTCCGGTGCATAAAGTATCCCGCGTTTATGCAGGGTGGGGGGAACTGCCGCACTCCAGGAGGCGTGATGTAGGCAACTTACCCTGCCCTGATGCAAGCATCAGTAGCTGATTTCACGGCTGGAACTCGTGAACTATAGGTCACACAAAGACAACATTATTAATTTCACTTACTATAAAGAATTATATGTTATTGCAGGTCATTTTAACTTAATAGTATAAAAATACAATATCAGAGTATAGAAGTTAAAACTCTTTTGAAATGGAGCCTGCCCACGGGTCTGTAAAACAAGTGCTAACGCATGAAGAGCGAGAAGCAATAGTGAGATTACATAACTTTAGCTTATTATTTTCGGtatactactccctccgttcacttttagttggaacgttttgacttttcacgctacttaagaaataataaatgaagtacaTAATTTACCACggtacccatattaattgatgcatattttattggatttgataaaataatttgaaatgagtaataaatacagtgggtataacaggaaaaaaaatatgtcttctcttgatatgcgtaaagtgacaagtaaaaataaaaatatatttttagtatacatgccaagtaaagtgacaagtaaaaataaaaatatatttttagtatacatgaCAAGTAAAAGTGAGCCGATGGGGTATAAAATAAAAAGCTAGATGAAAGAATTCTCAACAAATAGATATTTGTTATTGTATTTCAAACAGGGCGAAAACCAACAGTAGTAGTTCAAAATAGAGCGCCCCCTATCACGTGGAACTCAAATTAAATttctcttaaatgggaatcacgTTCAATTAATTTCATTGTTCATTCGATTGTTTGAAAGATACTCCATCCATCTCAAAAAAGAACGATACTATCCACTAGGTAATTTTTGTTTCACGACAAATTTTTCAAACATCTCTTTAAATATTTAAGTACAAAAGATAACGATTCATAGTGTGTTCATGTAGTTTCAAAtataaaaatttcattttttaagTCTTAAGAAACAAATGTCTGAATCCACAACAAAGAATACATGCATTCACCTTCGTACTATGAATCACTATTCTTTTTGGATACGAGGAAGTAATATGTTCACCAACAGAAAAATCTGATATCCGATAAACCCTCGGTTCAAGAAAAGATGAAAACAAAGCAGTGGCACACAACTGTCCAATATAGGCGAAAGTGTCATCACAAGGCACAGAACACTTTTACTCAGTGGCATCACAGCTTTTGCAGTATGAATTCAAGAATCATGAAATATGGAAGACCAAGACATGAATATTGCAATACTGAAGGGTTGACTAAGTGACGTTCGTCAACATACAGAACAAGAAGGGAAAAGAAAGATCAATTTTCATGACTTTAATAACTTACAGTACTGGAATATGCAGCAACAGGCAGAGTTGAAGCAAAAATGGAACTCGACCATATAAGCACAGAGCTGTTGCATCCAACTGACATTAAAATCTTGATCCTCATTGCAGACTTGCAGCTAATCCTCTTATTTGGGGAGGCATGAAACCCAAGCAACCCGGTGCCAATTCAATTCTTACCTGATTCTTCCTTCCGAGGTTCAACAAAATCCCGAAAGGGCAAAAAAAGGGGATGGGATGATATCTAGTTTACATTAGGCAATGACATCAGATTGATAATCCTTGATGTTACTACAAGCTTAGCCTAAGGTTTACCAGCAATTTGAAGAATAAGATTACAACAATATGACGGAAAAAAATCTAAAATCACTTGTAGATAAGGGCGTCACGACCAGGCCCAACACCAATGTAATGGACAGGTACCCCAACAAGCTCCTCTATCCTTTCTACATATTCACGTGCAGCCTTGGGCAAGTCAGAATACTTTCTGACGGAAGAAATATCACTTTGCCACCCAGGCATAACTTCATATTCCACCTATGTAGATGAAATGAACCGAATAAATAGTCAAAGTCAGAATACAAGAAGTACAAAATGGTAACAACAAACATGCAACAGGGGGGATAAAGAAGATTCTGTGTGCATACTGAAGGTCTCCGGGATATGAACAGCCAATAGGAAAAAATCCTGATAAATTGGAGAAAAAGACAAAAATGgaaggaaacaaagtttcaaaaCACCGGAAATTTCATTTTCTTCCACCTTCCAATCATAGGGTAGAGGAAACTAAACTGGAGTTAACTCCTCACTAAAAACAAATCTTTCATGAAATAGATTTTATGCTTTTCAGAGAATTCAATGTGTTAATATGGCTCCATTTCCCGAAAACATTCACATGAAAGTGGAACTAGTAATCTAGGCCTCCACACACCAGGAAATATAGAAAAAGAGACCTAATATATCCAGGCAGTCTTTGTGTAGTTGCACTCACTTCACTTCTGCCCCACAAAATCATCACACAAAAGGatgttgaagaagaaaaagagaagaacttACCTTTATTTGCTCAAGAAGACGAAGATCAGAAGGAAAAGAGTTTAATGTTGAACCATCAGGATGCCTGTAAGTAACGCCCAACTGAATTTCTGATAGATCTGACAGAACATCTAGTTTTGTTAGGTTTAGAGAAGCAAATCCATTTATCTGACAGCAGAATCTCAG containing:
- the LOC104106584 gene encoding uncharacterized protein isoform X1 is translated as MVSEALQQTFMATKRSCTSSLPWIWVIEALASFNEIDTSLLINLVKRTPEISDDLGRNAREMVSLRVLESLFVQRIPKANNVASVPGANIELDPSKSCEDVLRCILLEASASDLKTAAPEMLKWDVRSFIMKKRSLLPKCLLKQLKDNIVDSTSPLSGSLKKRSRLEFGNHSRDSVPVDAVDSDGFKQGHEVGGTNTQHVAPTRNLDAFTQADKNTTTYPVYSHSVGSGKDNVYADLTPTFWRTQSDKNGKQKSQLGSALVRAKRSIDASTAHEVEVNETEAISENSSDPCAKAAKKFKQFVFSPIRNTVPDLLLSGRDAFPAESSGGSQPIVQNGNSKDEAQVGAFEANGGLNDGCAEHAASRSGLHGSDSNHNELLPQRMSTDQKFQNIGRSSNGCAELGTSSGSCQLAIQQDSRTHGSKHDLEFNLPQDLQHGEPSKVAKENIEQSHEFEFSSDTDEYHDESIALATQKNDFLSSQCAQGEDSLAAADCSELNLCVKCNVGGKLFVCSSDTCPLMVHESCLGSVPNFDYKGNFYCPFCAYSRAISEYLDGKKKVSLARKHLAAFIGLGAGQQSKKSLPKSQGTKPHQSREDKNEQLCHNENGRSSLNEVTEAGSAPGDRNSVGVQIMQTGSPQPEASAPEQCLVAGQQPEGSELRCHRSKQNQSREEEELCHNGNGNKNSLKKAEEAGSGPVNRNSTNAELMQMHPPQPPVSHEPVCQGSSSIEENSEEDEIGSRYRVQFRNPEKKHTFPITPQLRRKKVQWTKIEEETLKEGVQRFSHFPDRWKQILEFGCDVFLKGRTTGDLKDKWRNMSRAKERAT
- the LOC104106584 gene encoding uncharacterized protein isoform X2, yielding MATKRSCTSSLPWIWVIEALASFNEIDTSLLINLVKRTPEISDDLGRNAREMVSLRVLESLFVQRIPKANNVASVPGANIELDPSKSCEDVLRCILLEASASDLKTAAPEMLKWDVRSFIMKKRSLLPKCLLKQLKDNIVDSTSPLSGSLKKRSRLEFGNHSRDSVPVDAVDSDGFKQGHEVGGTNTQHVAPTRNLDAFTQADKNTTTYPVYSHSVGSGKDNVYADLTPTFWRTQSDKNGKQKSQLGSALVRAKRSIDASTAHEVEVNETEAISENSSDPCAKAAKKFKQFVFSPIRNTVPDLLLSGRDAFPAESSGGSQPIVQNGNSKDEAQVGAFEANGGLNDGCAEHAASRSGLHGSDSNHNELLPQRMSTDQKFQNIGRSSNGCAELGTSSGSCQLAIQQDSRTHGSKHDLEFNLPQDLQHGEPSKVAKENIEQSHEFEFSSDTDEYHDESIALATQKNDFLSSQCAQGEDSLAAADCSELNLCVKCNVGGKLFVCSSDTCPLMVHESCLGSVPNFDYKGNFYCPFCAYSRAISEYLDGKKKVSLARKHLAAFIGLGAGQQSKKSLPKSQGTKPHQSREDKNEQLCHNENGRSSLNEVTEAGSAPGDRNSVGVQIMQTGSPQPEASAPEQCLVAGQQPEGSELRCHRSKQNQSREEEELCHNGNGNKNSLKKAEEAGSGPVNRNSTNAELMQMHPPQPPVSHEPVCQGSSSIEENSEEDEIGSRYRVQFRNPEKKHTFPITPQLRRKKVQWTKIEEETLKEGVQRFSHFPDRWKQILEFGCDVFLKGRTTGDLKDKWRNMSRAKERAT
- the LOC104106584 gene encoding uncharacterized protein isoform X3; this encodes MLKWDVRSFIMKKRSLLPKCLLKQLKDNIVDSTSPLSGSLKKRSRLEFGNHSRDSVPVDAVDSDGFKQGHEVGGTNTQHVAPTRNLDAFTQADKNTTTYPVYSHSVGSGKDNVYADLTPTFWRTQSDKNGKQKSQLGSALVRAKRSIDASTAHEVEVNETEAISENSSDPCAKAAKKFKQFVFSPIRNTVPDLLLSGRDAFPAESSGGSQPIVQNGNSKDEAQVGAFEANGGLNDGCAEHAASRSGLHGSDSNHNELLPQRMSTDQKFQNIGRSSNGCAELGTSSGSCQLAIQQDSRTHGSKHDLEFNLPQDLQHGEPSKVAKENIEQSHEFEFSSDTDEYHDESIALATQKNDFLSSQCAQGEDSLAAADCSELNLCVKCNVGGKLFVCSSDTCPLMVHESCLGSVPNFDYKGNFYCPFCAYSRAISEYLDGKKKVSLARKHLAAFIGLGAGQQSKKSLPKSQGTKPHQSREDKNEQLCHNENGRSSLNEVTEAGSAPGDRNSVGVQIMQTGSPQPEASAPEQCLVAGQQPEGSELRCHRSKQNQSREEEELCHNGNGNKNSLKKAEEAGSGPVNRNSTNAELMQMHPPQPPVSHEPVCQGSSSIEENSEEDEIGSRYRVQFRNPEKKHTFPITPQLRRKKVQWTKIEEETLKEGVQRFSHFPDRWKQILEFGCDVFLKGRTTGDLKDKWRNMSRAKERAT
- the LOC104106585 gene encoding dehydration-responsive element-binding protein 2F, whose product is MDNYKRNPLKPWKKGPARGKGGPQNALCEYRGVRQRTWGKWVAEIREPKKRTRLWLGSFATAEEAAMAYDEAARRLYGPDAYLNLPHMRANFNPLNKSQKFKWFSSSNFVSSFPNSATGLLNLSAQPNVHVIHQRLQELKKTEASSSSSLISNPKNELHNFSKQPHLTIPQVKEKEVEFSSQNKSVVQEKPQIDLNEFLQQLGILKRDDDKADKSHDHSISCFTESEVSLKDDSSVANFFADASYNWDTLGAITGMDDHQTEEASSFVDAYNVNDELMFPSSIWNF